One stretch of Chitinophaga pendula DNA includes these proteins:
- a CDS encoding DHA2 family efflux MFS transporter permease subunit has translation MRNQNRSGVLWVMVLGTMMAGLDSSIVNISLPVMSRQFDCSLDDIEWVITVYMLSFSLLMPMTNWLKSKLGFFNLYIAAIGLFTLGSVLCALSGSLETLLIARVIQALGGGAIAPVSMAIVSYVFPARVRGSVLGWWGLGNLMGPAMGPTLGGFLTEHFGWPSIFFINLPIGIIAIALSFRYLGFLRQQVMVKIPFDLSGFVAFTIFLITLQYGIAKAERIGWTGPQILISLAVAIVALVCFIFIERKKEFPLIDLQLFRNYAFVSCILVTISRSAALFGGLFLLPFLLQGLLGYSESASGLLILPNALLMAALMPFAGKWSDKHGSRKISMVGLALLALSMWMFSLLDQGSPIALILTAMSIRGIGMGLLVAPLSAATISAVRPAEVTMASAVSSLLQQVGGALGIAVLAIISQSAIRTHMAAGMSEPLAQHLALQTGFRVSMGILLVTLIPAWFLPRKNTAVPDDDQRIHT, from the coding sequence ATGCGGAACCAAAACAGATCCGGTGTTTTATGGGTAATGGTACTAGGCACGATGATGGCTGGCCTGGACTCGAGTATAGTTAATATTTCGCTGCCGGTGATGAGCCGGCAGTTTGATTGTAGCCTGGATGATATAGAATGGGTGATCACAGTGTATATGCTGAGTTTTTCATTACTCATGCCTATGACCAACTGGCTGAAGAGTAAGTTGGGATTCTTTAACCTCTATATTGCCGCTATCGGTTTGTTCACCTTGGGCTCTGTGCTGTGCGCATTGTCCGGTAGCTTGGAGACTTTATTGATAGCACGTGTGATACAGGCATTGGGAGGAGGCGCCATTGCCCCTGTCTCTATGGCGATCGTGTCTTATGTGTTTCCTGCCCGGGTGCGCGGTTCTGTATTGGGATGGTGGGGGTTGGGCAACCTGATGGGCCCTGCTATGGGCCCAACATTAGGGGGATTCCTGACAGAACATTTCGGCTGGCCTTCTATCTTCTTTATCAATTTACCCATTGGCATCATTGCGATTGCATTGTCTTTCCGTTATCTAGGTTTCCTCCGGCAGCAGGTAATGGTCAAAATACCATTTGATCTTTCCGGCTTTGTCGCTTTTACGATATTCCTGATCACCTTACAATATGGGATTGCAAAGGCAGAACGTATCGGATGGACCGGCCCGCAGATACTGATCTCATTGGCAGTGGCCATCGTCGCGCTGGTTTGCTTCATTTTTATCGAAAGAAAAAAAGAATTTCCGCTTATCGATCTGCAATTGTTTCGCAACTATGCTTTCGTCAGCTGCATCCTTGTTACTATTTCTCGCTCCGCAGCACTATTCGGAGGATTGTTCCTATTGCCTTTTCTGCTGCAGGGACTGTTAGGATACTCAGAGTCCGCTTCGGGTTTGCTGATCCTGCCTAATGCATTGCTAATGGCGGCACTCATGCCATTTGCGGGTAAATGGTCAGACAAACATGGTTCCCGGAAGATATCGATGGTTGGACTGGCATTGCTGGCATTGTCCATGTGGATGTTCTCTCTCCTGGATCAGGGAAGTCCGATAGCACTCATATTAACCGCCATGTCTATCCGGGGCATTGGCATGGGATTGCTGGTAGCTCCACTGAGCGCCGCTACTATCAGTGCTGTAAGGCCTGCCGAAGTAACGATGGCCTCTGCCGTCAGCAGTTTATTGCAACAGGTAGGAGGTGCATTGGGGATAGCCGTATTGGCGATCATCAGCCAATCCGCCATCAGGACACATATGGCTGCAGGCATGAGTGAACCGCTGGCACAACACCTAGCCCTGCAGACCGGCTTTCGGGTTTCCATGGGAATATTGCTGGTCACACTAATTCCTGCTTGGTTCCTGCCCAGGAAAAACACAGCCGTTCCCGACGACGATCAACGTATACATACCTGA
- a CDS encoding DnaJ C-terminal domain-containing protein, with amino-acid sequence MDIKDYYKILGVSKSATADELKKAYRKLAVKYHPDKNPGDKAAEEKFKEISEAYEVLNDPDKRKKYDQFGENWRSYEQHGGRAEDFDWSRYGGGGGGYGYQGNMDEMFGGDEQFSDFFERLFGGRFSNRQQQPARGNDVQARMEVSLDDAFNGGTRQVEVNGARLNIKLKPGLQDGQVIRLKGKGMSGRKGGANGDLLIAIQLTGNTQFELKGKDLYTKLPVDLYTAVLGGKITIPALGGPVAMNIPAGTDTGKVFRLKGKGMPYYDKPEEHGDLYVELLVHIPQQLSDKEKELFTELARLRKKEA; translated from the coding sequence ATGGATATAAAAGACTATTACAAAATACTAGGCGTCAGTAAATCCGCTACAGCGGATGAATTGAAGAAAGCCTACCGTAAGCTGGCGGTGAAATATCATCCGGATAAGAATCCGGGTGACAAAGCGGCAGAGGAGAAGTTTAAAGAGATCAGCGAAGCGTATGAGGTCCTGAATGATCCTGATAAAAGAAAGAAATATGACCAATTTGGTGAAAATTGGAGAAGCTACGAACAACATGGTGGCCGCGCTGAAGACTTCGATTGGTCCCGGTATGGTGGTGGCGGAGGTGGTTATGGCTACCAGGGTAATATGGACGAGATGTTTGGTGGGGATGAGCAGTTCTCTGACTTTTTTGAGCGGCTTTTCGGTGGGCGCTTCAGCAACCGTCAACAGCAGCCGGCTCGTGGCAATGATGTACAGGCCAGGATGGAAGTGTCACTCGATGATGCCTTTAACGGAGGTACACGCCAGGTAGAAGTAAACGGCGCCCGACTCAATATTAAACTCAAGCCTGGCCTGCAGGATGGCCAGGTGATCCGGCTCAAAGGAAAAGGGATGTCCGGTCGCAAAGGAGGTGCCAACGGGGACCTGCTTATTGCCATTCAACTTACGGGCAATACACAATTTGAACTGAAAGGGAAGGACCTGTATACCAAGTTGCCGGTAGATCTCTATACAGCGGTGTTAGGTGGTAAGATCACGATACCTGCGCTGGGTGGACCTGTGGCGATGAACATACCCGCAGGAACGGACACCGGTAAAGTATTCCGCCTTAAAGGAAAAGGAATGCCGTACTATGATAAACCGGAGGAACATGGTGATCTCTACGTCGAATTACTCGTACATATACCACAACAGCTCTCTGATAAAGAAAAAGAACTCTTTACAGAACTGGCACGGCTCAGGAAAAAGGAAGCATAA